The Gallus gallus isolate bGalGal1 chromosome 23, bGalGal1.mat.broiler.GRCg7b, whole genome shotgun sequence genome includes a region encoding these proteins:
- the KIAA1522 gene encoding uncharacterized protein KIAA1522 homolog isoform X4 — protein MGNAYRKRSPAGSPWPWGRAGKPRAGAAKTENDRRLSVQYKPGDECPDNVFFPSTRPPHLEELHNQAREGLKSLQHQEKQKQTKSAWDQGDTNSLQSCALSEDDSVSLRSRAASCITDSASEDALSIRSEMIQRKGSTFRPHDSFSRSSEKAGRKRKERRTTVLGIPQHVQKELGLRNSREIKGRPADGHVGSRAPQPLLNGGQVSGDAIRIPTIDGNLPPLGVPGGARVRLGALEETDTALQKHIDRVYYDDTLLGRKTSAKLSPMARPKSLAVPGMTTSANPPELLSPVMSISPQGTYMSKIIPNAILPPMVDVVALTRSSVRTLSRCSLVSSSPASVRSLTRFSERSTRSREPSSSSDNWSHSQSTETIVSNSSTISSQGGSDRRQAEAGLCSEADTARRSDTDQISVYSSASFASACSKPAVAAVHTAHGLLAVGPRSVGGSSGRTSPAFSTSSQAEGSDTGSLASERSSARSVSLRKMKKPPAPPRRTFSLHQKVEGEHKVLGLPPKPNRRLQQASDVPWSSHSEPFSPTVEDEVFSSLSETSSIRSESLAGTNSPKTSRGSPGERGITVVLREPSAQPKWSCPDGSDRTMSPSSGYSSQSGTPTLPTKGLGPPAASPGRVQPQKPDRVCSLQSPALSVSSSLTSISSSASDPVPSETPHSVQSRLDRFVIPPHPKVPAPFSPPPTKPQTPTAPAGPLTPSPDPSVPSAAGQEPSTKPSTKSPPPSPPPAYHPPPPPAKKAELSPETACEAPMEATWPPPPPPAPEEHDLSMADFPPPDEACFSSLPLPDAVLTPAAGQNHAASVAATSPSSSTTTSSISPCVQQQGSPPSPTAPLPGATVPPPPPLPPPSAPALPPQICLKKAANGSRADTKKEPASRSKSSPVPKEDASLPIVTPSLLQMVRLRSVSVEPPAVAEERAVPQKPIRRALSTRQPNPAKDAVPSNPLHAAVHLRASTASSGEASGLATKSSGGKAAPPGPEAPAGDGQLSPRHKSPTSTASFIFAKSTKKLVIETPSSPEAQADLKRNLVTELMNFSGQRSAAPDAAQQAPGKAPAHRKPGKVPPPVAKKPSLGLGPSPSPLSPKAPEGLGSPAPDGKVKAVAVEEESRTGSEPMGTAEGRSAAVAEPPAQDRQGETA, from the exons ATGGGCAACGCGTACCGCAAGAGGAGTCCCGCGGGCTCCCCCTGGCCATGGGGTCGGGCTGGGAAGCCGAGGGCAG GTGCTGCCAAGACCGAGAACGACAGGCGGCTGAGCGTGCAGTACAAACCGGGAGATGAATGCCCCGACAATGTCTTCTTCCCCAGCACGCGGCCCCCGCacctggaggagctgcacaACCAGGCCCGCGAGGGGCTCAAATCCCTGCAGCACCAAG agaagcagaagcagaccAAAAGTGCCTGGGACCAAGGGGACACCAACAGCCTCCAG TCCTGCGCGTTGTCGGAGGATGACAGCGTGTCCCTACGGAGCCGGGCGGCTTCCTGCATCACCGACAGCGCCTCTGAGGACGCCCTCTCCATCCGCTCCGAGATGATCCAGCGGAAAG GTTCCACCTTCCGACCACATGACTCCTTCTCCAGATCTTCGGAGAAGGCtggcaggaagaggaaggagaggaggacaaCAGTGCTGGGCATCCCCCAGCACGTCCAGAAGGAGCTGG gTCTCAGGAATAGCCGGGAGATCAAGGGACGTCCTGCAGATGGGCACGTGGGCAGCCGGGCACCACAGCCCCTGCTGAACGGCGGCCAGGTCTCCGGTGACGCCATCCGTATTCCCACCATTGATGGGAATCTGCCACCACTGGGTGTCCCCGGGGGTGCCCGTGTGCGCCTGGGAGCCTTGGAAGAAACGGACACGGCCCTGCAGAAGCACATTGACCGGGTTTACTACGACGACACGTTGCTGGGGAGGAAGACGTCGGCCAAGCTGTCGCCCATGGCGAGGCCAAAGTCGCTGGCTGTGCCAGGCATGACCACCAGCGCCAACCCCCCGGAGCTGCTGAGCCCCGTCATGTCCATCTCACCCCAGGGCACCTACATGTCCAAGATCATCCCCAATGCCATCCTGCCGCCTATGGTGGACGTGGTGGCCCTGACGAGGAGCAGCGTGCGGACGCTGAGCCGCTGCAGCCTGGTGTCGTCCAGCCCAGCCTCGGTGCGCTCTCTCACCCGCTTCTCGGAGCGCAGCACCCGCAGCCGtgagccctcctcctccagcgACAACTGGAGCCACTCACAGTCCACCGAGACCATTGTCTCCAATAGCTCCACCATCTCCTCGCAGGGCGGCTCCGACCGCCGGCAGGCTgaggctgggctgtgcagcGAAGCCGACACTGCGCGACGCTCCGACACCGATCAGATCAGTGTGTACAGCTCCGCCAGCTTTGCCAGCGCCTGCTCCAAGCCTGCCGTGGCTGCGGTGCACACAGCACACGGGCTGCTGGCCGTGGGGCCCCGCAGTGTGGGCGGCAGCAGCGGCCGCACATCCCCCGCcttcagcaccagcagccaggcagagggCTCGGACACGGGCAGCCTGGCGAGCGAGCGCTCCTCGGCACGCAGCGTCTCCCTCAGGAAGATGAAGAAGCCCCCGGCACCCCCTCGCAGGACATTCTCGCTGCACCAAAAGGTGGAGGGGGAGCACAaagtgctggggctgcctccCAAGCCCAACCGGCGGCTGCAGCAGGCGAGCGATGTGCCCTGGTCCTCGCACTCTGAGCCCTTCAGCCCGACGGTTGAGGATGAGGTCTTCTCGTCGCTGAGTGAGACCAGCAGCATCCGCTCTGAGAGCCTGGCTGGGACCAACTCCCCCAAGACCTCGCGGGGCAGCCCTGGTGAGCGGGGAATAACGGTGGTGCTGAGGGAACCCTCAGCTCAGCCCAAGTGGAGCTGCCCGGATGGCTCTGACCGCACCATGTCACCCTCCAGCGGATATTCCAGCCAGAGCGGGACGCCTACGCTGCCCACCAAGGGGCTGGGACCCCCGGCCGCATCCCCAGGCAGGGTCCAGCCCCAGAAGCCGGACCGGGTCTGCTCCTTACAGTCCCCCGCGCTGTCTGTCTCCTCCTCCCTCACCTCtatctcctcctctgcctcagACCCGGTGCCCTCTGAGACACCGCACAGCGTGCAGAGCCGTTTGGACAGGTTTGTCATCCCACCGCATCCGAAGGTGCCCGCTCCCTTCTCCCCACCGCCCACTAAGCCCCAGACACCTACTGCCCCCGCCGGCCCTCTCACCCCTTCACCGGACCCGTCGGTGCCCAGCGCCGCAGGGCAGGAGCCCTCCACCAAACCCAGCACCAAATCACCACCGCCATCACCGCCGCCTGCCTACCACCCACCTCCTCCACCGGCCAAGAAGGCAGAGTTGAGCCCTGAGACTGCCTGTGAGGCCCCCATGGAAGCTACCTggcccccaccgccccccccggcccccgaGGAGCACGACCTGTCCATGGCAGACTTCCCCCCTCCGGATGAAGCCTGTTTCTCCAGCCTGCCCCTGCCTGATGCCGTGCTCACCCCAGCAGCCGGGCAGAACCATGCAGCGAGCGTGGCGGCCACATCTCCCTCCTCCTCAACCACCACCTCCTCCATCTCCCCGTGCGTCCAGCAGCAGGGCTCACCACCATCCCCCACCGCGCCACTTCCTGGAGCCACCGTGCCCCCACCGCCACCTCTCCCCCCGCCATCAGCTCCTGCTTTACCGCCCCAAATCTGCCTTAAGAAGGCGGCGAACGGCTCCCGGGCAGACACCAAGAAGGAGCCGGCATCGCGCAGCAAGAGCAGCCCGGTGCCCAAGGAGGACGCCAGCCTGCCCATCGTCACGCCCTCACTGCTGCAGATGGTGCGGCTGCGCTCCGTCAGCGTGGAGCCGCCCGCTGTGGCCGAGGAGCGCGCGGTGCCGCAGAAGCCCATCCGCCGGGCGCTGTCCACGCGGCAGCCCAATCCTGCCAAAGATGCGGTGCCTTCAAACCCGCTCCACGCTGCTGTGCACCTCAGGGCCTCCACTGCGTCCTCTGGGGAGGCCTCTGGGCTGGCCACGAAATCCTCGGGCGGCAAAGCGGCTCCTCCTGGCCCGGAGGCGCCTGCCGGTGATGGGCAGCTGTCCCCCAGGCACAAATCCCCCACCTCCACCGCCAGCTTCATCTTCGCCAAAAGCACCAAGAAGCTGGTGATCGAGACACCCTCATCCCCCGAGGCCCAGGCCGACCTGAAGAGGAACTTGGTCACCGAGCTGATGAATTTCTCCGGGCAGCGCTCGGCAGCCCCAGATGCTGCCCAACAAGCCCCAGGCAAGGCACCAGCGCACCGAAAGCCTGGCAAAGTGCCCCCTCCTGTTGCCAAGAAGCCTTCTCTCGGCCTGGGGCCGTCTCCATCACCCCTGAGTCCAAAGGCACCAGAGGGGCTGGGCTCCCCTGCACCAGATGGGAAGGTCAAGGCAGTGGCAGTagaggaggagagcaggacGGGCAGTGAGCCCATGGGGACGGCTGAGGGCAGGAGCGCCGCGGTTGCAGAGCCGCCAGCACAAG ACAGACAGGGAGAGACGGCCTGA
- the KIAA1522 gene encoding uncharacterized protein KIAA1522 homolog isoform X6, translated as MVVFMGRNLSSLLAFFKKKGAAKTENDRRLSVQYKPGDECPDNVFFPSTRPPHLEELHNQAREGLKSLQHQEKQKQTKSAWDQGDTNSLQSCALSEDDSVSLRSRAASCITDSASEDALSIRSEMIQRKGSTFRPHDSFSRSSEKAGRKRKERRTTVLGIPQHVQKELGLRNSREIKGRPADGHVGSRAPQPLLNGGQVSGDAIRIPTIDGNLPPLGVPGGARVRLGALEETDTALQKHIDRVYYDDTLLGRKTSAKLSPMARPKSLAVPGMTTSANPPELLSPVMSISPQGTYMSKIIPNAILPPMVDVVALTRSSVRTLSRCSLVSSSPASVRSLTRFSERSTRSREPSSSSDNWSHSQSTETIVSNSSTISSQGGSDRRQAEAGLCSEADTARRSDTDQISVYSSASFASACSKPAVAAVHTAHGLLAVGPRSVGGSSGRTSPAFSTSSQAEGSDTGSLASERSSARSVSLRKMKKPPAPPRRTFSLHQKVEGEHKVLGLPPKPNRRLQQASDVPWSSHSEPFSPTVEDEVFSSLSETSSIRSESLAGTNSPKTSRGSPGERGITVVLREPSAQPKWSCPDGSDRTMSPSSGYSSQSGTPTLPTKGLGPPAASPGRVQPQKPDRVCSLQSPALSVSSSLTSISSSASDPVPSETPHSVQSRLDRFVIPPHPKVPAPFSPPPTKPQTPTAPAGPLTPSPDPSVPSAAGQEPSTKPSTKSPPPSPPPAYHPPPPPAKKAELSPETACEAPMEATWPPPPPPAPEEHDLSMADFPPPDEACFSSLPLPDAVLTPAAGQNHAASVAATSPSSSTTTSSISPCVQQQGSPPSPTAPLPGATVPPPPPLPPPSAPALPPQICLKKAANGSRADTKKEPASRSKSSPVPKEDASLPIVTPSLLQMVRLRSVSVEPPAVAEERAVPQKPIRRALSTRQPNPAKDAVPSNPLHAAVHLRASTASSGEASGLATKSSGGKAAPPGPEAPAGDGQLSPRHKSPTSTASFIFAKSTKKLVIETPSSPEAQADLKRNLVTELMNFSGQRSAAPDAAQQAPGKAPAHRKPGKVPPPVAKKPSLGLGPSPSPLSPKAPEGLGSPAPDGKVKAVAVEEESRTGSEPMGTAEGRSAAVAEPPAQDRQGETA; from the exons ATGGTGGTTTTCATGGGCAGGAACCTCTCCTCGCTTCTGGCTTTCTTCAAGAAGAAGG GTGCTGCCAAGACCGAGAACGACAGGCGGCTGAGCGTGCAGTACAAACCGGGAGATGAATGCCCCGACAATGTCTTCTTCCCCAGCACGCGGCCCCCGCacctggaggagctgcacaACCAGGCCCGCGAGGGGCTCAAATCCCTGCAGCACCAAG agaagcagaagcagaccAAAAGTGCCTGGGACCAAGGGGACACCAACAGCCTCCAG TCCTGCGCGTTGTCGGAGGATGACAGCGTGTCCCTACGGAGCCGGGCGGCTTCCTGCATCACCGACAGCGCCTCTGAGGACGCCCTCTCCATCCGCTCCGAGATGATCCAGCGGAAAG GTTCCACCTTCCGACCACATGACTCCTTCTCCAGATCTTCGGAGAAGGCtggcaggaagaggaaggagaggaggacaaCAGTGCTGGGCATCCCCCAGCACGTCCAGAAGGAGCTGG gTCTCAGGAATAGCCGGGAGATCAAGGGACGTCCTGCAGATGGGCACGTGGGCAGCCGGGCACCACAGCCCCTGCTGAACGGCGGCCAGGTCTCCGGTGACGCCATCCGTATTCCCACCATTGATGGGAATCTGCCACCACTGGGTGTCCCCGGGGGTGCCCGTGTGCGCCTGGGAGCCTTGGAAGAAACGGACACGGCCCTGCAGAAGCACATTGACCGGGTTTACTACGACGACACGTTGCTGGGGAGGAAGACGTCGGCCAAGCTGTCGCCCATGGCGAGGCCAAAGTCGCTGGCTGTGCCAGGCATGACCACCAGCGCCAACCCCCCGGAGCTGCTGAGCCCCGTCATGTCCATCTCACCCCAGGGCACCTACATGTCCAAGATCATCCCCAATGCCATCCTGCCGCCTATGGTGGACGTGGTGGCCCTGACGAGGAGCAGCGTGCGGACGCTGAGCCGCTGCAGCCTGGTGTCGTCCAGCCCAGCCTCGGTGCGCTCTCTCACCCGCTTCTCGGAGCGCAGCACCCGCAGCCGtgagccctcctcctccagcgACAACTGGAGCCACTCACAGTCCACCGAGACCATTGTCTCCAATAGCTCCACCATCTCCTCGCAGGGCGGCTCCGACCGCCGGCAGGCTgaggctgggctgtgcagcGAAGCCGACACTGCGCGACGCTCCGACACCGATCAGATCAGTGTGTACAGCTCCGCCAGCTTTGCCAGCGCCTGCTCCAAGCCTGCCGTGGCTGCGGTGCACACAGCACACGGGCTGCTGGCCGTGGGGCCCCGCAGTGTGGGCGGCAGCAGCGGCCGCACATCCCCCGCcttcagcaccagcagccaggcagagggCTCGGACACGGGCAGCCTGGCGAGCGAGCGCTCCTCGGCACGCAGCGTCTCCCTCAGGAAGATGAAGAAGCCCCCGGCACCCCCTCGCAGGACATTCTCGCTGCACCAAAAGGTGGAGGGGGAGCACAaagtgctggggctgcctccCAAGCCCAACCGGCGGCTGCAGCAGGCGAGCGATGTGCCCTGGTCCTCGCACTCTGAGCCCTTCAGCCCGACGGTTGAGGATGAGGTCTTCTCGTCGCTGAGTGAGACCAGCAGCATCCGCTCTGAGAGCCTGGCTGGGACCAACTCCCCCAAGACCTCGCGGGGCAGCCCTGGTGAGCGGGGAATAACGGTGGTGCTGAGGGAACCCTCAGCTCAGCCCAAGTGGAGCTGCCCGGATGGCTCTGACCGCACCATGTCACCCTCCAGCGGATATTCCAGCCAGAGCGGGACGCCTACGCTGCCCACCAAGGGGCTGGGACCCCCGGCCGCATCCCCAGGCAGGGTCCAGCCCCAGAAGCCGGACCGGGTCTGCTCCTTACAGTCCCCCGCGCTGTCTGTCTCCTCCTCCCTCACCTCtatctcctcctctgcctcagACCCGGTGCCCTCTGAGACACCGCACAGCGTGCAGAGCCGTTTGGACAGGTTTGTCATCCCACCGCATCCGAAGGTGCCCGCTCCCTTCTCCCCACCGCCCACTAAGCCCCAGACACCTACTGCCCCCGCCGGCCCTCTCACCCCTTCACCGGACCCGTCGGTGCCCAGCGCCGCAGGGCAGGAGCCCTCCACCAAACCCAGCACCAAATCACCACCGCCATCACCGCCGCCTGCCTACCACCCACCTCCTCCACCGGCCAAGAAGGCAGAGTTGAGCCCTGAGACTGCCTGTGAGGCCCCCATGGAAGCTACCTggcccccaccgccccccccggcccccgaGGAGCACGACCTGTCCATGGCAGACTTCCCCCCTCCGGATGAAGCCTGTTTCTCCAGCCTGCCCCTGCCTGATGCCGTGCTCACCCCAGCAGCCGGGCAGAACCATGCAGCGAGCGTGGCGGCCACATCTCCCTCCTCCTCAACCACCACCTCCTCCATCTCCCCGTGCGTCCAGCAGCAGGGCTCACCACCATCCCCCACCGCGCCACTTCCTGGAGCCACCGTGCCCCCACCGCCACCTCTCCCCCCGCCATCAGCTCCTGCTTTACCGCCCCAAATCTGCCTTAAGAAGGCGGCGAACGGCTCCCGGGCAGACACCAAGAAGGAGCCGGCATCGCGCAGCAAGAGCAGCCCGGTGCCCAAGGAGGACGCCAGCCTGCCCATCGTCACGCCCTCACTGCTGCAGATGGTGCGGCTGCGCTCCGTCAGCGTGGAGCCGCCCGCTGTGGCCGAGGAGCGCGCGGTGCCGCAGAAGCCCATCCGCCGGGCGCTGTCCACGCGGCAGCCCAATCCTGCCAAAGATGCGGTGCCTTCAAACCCGCTCCACGCTGCTGTGCACCTCAGGGCCTCCACTGCGTCCTCTGGGGAGGCCTCTGGGCTGGCCACGAAATCCTCGGGCGGCAAAGCGGCTCCTCCTGGCCCGGAGGCGCCTGCCGGTGATGGGCAGCTGTCCCCCAGGCACAAATCCCCCACCTCCACCGCCAGCTTCATCTTCGCCAAAAGCACCAAGAAGCTGGTGATCGAGACACCCTCATCCCCCGAGGCCCAGGCCGACCTGAAGAGGAACTTGGTCACCGAGCTGATGAATTTCTCCGGGCAGCGCTCGGCAGCCCCAGATGCTGCCCAACAAGCCCCAGGCAAGGCACCAGCGCACCGAAAGCCTGGCAAAGTGCCCCCTCCTGTTGCCAAGAAGCCTTCTCTCGGCCTGGGGCCGTCTCCATCACCCCTGAGTCCAAAGGCACCAGAGGGGCTGGGCTCCCCTGCACCAGATGGGAAGGTCAAGGCAGTGGCAGTagaggaggagagcaggacGGGCAGTGAGCCCATGGGGACGGCTGAGGGCAGGAGCGCCGCGGTTGCAGAGCCGCCAGCACAAG ACAGACAGGGAGAGACGGCCTGA
- the KIAA1522 gene encoding uncharacterized protein KIAA1522 homolog isoform X5 produces the protein MSLCHPPQHCQAQPPPGTKAVGAAKTENDRRLSVQYKPGDECPDNVFFPSTRPPHLEELHNQAREGLKSLQHQEKQKQTKSAWDQGDTNSLQSCALSEDDSVSLRSRAASCITDSASEDALSIRSEMIQRKGSTFRPHDSFSRSSEKAGRKRKERRTTVLGIPQHVQKELGLRNSREIKGRPADGHVGSRAPQPLLNGGQVSGDAIRIPTIDGNLPPLGVPGGARVRLGALEETDTALQKHIDRVYYDDTLLGRKTSAKLSPMARPKSLAVPGMTTSANPPELLSPVMSISPQGTYMSKIIPNAILPPMVDVVALTRSSVRTLSRCSLVSSSPASVRSLTRFSERSTRSREPSSSSDNWSHSQSTETIVSNSSTISSQGGSDRRQAEAGLCSEADTARRSDTDQISVYSSASFASACSKPAVAAVHTAHGLLAVGPRSVGGSSGRTSPAFSTSSQAEGSDTGSLASERSSARSVSLRKMKKPPAPPRRTFSLHQKVEGEHKVLGLPPKPNRRLQQASDVPWSSHSEPFSPTVEDEVFSSLSETSSIRSESLAGTNSPKTSRGSPGERGITVVLREPSAQPKWSCPDGSDRTMSPSSGYSSQSGTPTLPTKGLGPPAASPGRVQPQKPDRVCSLQSPALSVSSSLTSISSSASDPVPSETPHSVQSRLDRFVIPPHPKVPAPFSPPPTKPQTPTAPAGPLTPSPDPSVPSAAGQEPSTKPSTKSPPPSPPPAYHPPPPPAKKAELSPETACEAPMEATWPPPPPPAPEEHDLSMADFPPPDEACFSSLPLPDAVLTPAAGQNHAASVAATSPSSSTTTSSISPCVQQQGSPPSPTAPLPGATVPPPPPLPPPSAPALPPQICLKKAANGSRADTKKEPASRSKSSPVPKEDASLPIVTPSLLQMVRLRSVSVEPPAVAEERAVPQKPIRRALSTRQPNPAKDAVPSNPLHAAVHLRASTASSGEASGLATKSSGGKAAPPGPEAPAGDGQLSPRHKSPTSTASFIFAKSTKKLVIETPSSPEAQADLKRNLVTELMNFSGQRSAAPDAAQQAPGKAPAHRKPGKVPPPVAKKPSLGLGPSPSPLSPKAPEGLGSPAPDGKVKAVAVEEESRTGSEPMGTAEGRSAAVAEPPAQDRQGETA, from the exons ATGTCCCTGTGTcaccccccccagcactgccaggcgCAGCCCCCACCGGGGACCAAAGCTGTGG GTGCTGCCAAGACCGAGAACGACAGGCGGCTGAGCGTGCAGTACAAACCGGGAGATGAATGCCCCGACAATGTCTTCTTCCCCAGCACGCGGCCCCCGCacctggaggagctgcacaACCAGGCCCGCGAGGGGCTCAAATCCCTGCAGCACCAAG agaagcagaagcagaccAAAAGTGCCTGGGACCAAGGGGACACCAACAGCCTCCAG TCCTGCGCGTTGTCGGAGGATGACAGCGTGTCCCTACGGAGCCGGGCGGCTTCCTGCATCACCGACAGCGCCTCTGAGGACGCCCTCTCCATCCGCTCCGAGATGATCCAGCGGAAAG GTTCCACCTTCCGACCACATGACTCCTTCTCCAGATCTTCGGAGAAGGCtggcaggaagaggaaggagaggaggacaaCAGTGCTGGGCATCCCCCAGCACGTCCAGAAGGAGCTGG gTCTCAGGAATAGCCGGGAGATCAAGGGACGTCCTGCAGATGGGCACGTGGGCAGCCGGGCACCACAGCCCCTGCTGAACGGCGGCCAGGTCTCCGGTGACGCCATCCGTATTCCCACCATTGATGGGAATCTGCCACCACTGGGTGTCCCCGGGGGTGCCCGTGTGCGCCTGGGAGCCTTGGAAGAAACGGACACGGCCCTGCAGAAGCACATTGACCGGGTTTACTACGACGACACGTTGCTGGGGAGGAAGACGTCGGCCAAGCTGTCGCCCATGGCGAGGCCAAAGTCGCTGGCTGTGCCAGGCATGACCACCAGCGCCAACCCCCCGGAGCTGCTGAGCCCCGTCATGTCCATCTCACCCCAGGGCACCTACATGTCCAAGATCATCCCCAATGCCATCCTGCCGCCTATGGTGGACGTGGTGGCCCTGACGAGGAGCAGCGTGCGGACGCTGAGCCGCTGCAGCCTGGTGTCGTCCAGCCCAGCCTCGGTGCGCTCTCTCACCCGCTTCTCGGAGCGCAGCACCCGCAGCCGtgagccctcctcctccagcgACAACTGGAGCCACTCACAGTCCACCGAGACCATTGTCTCCAATAGCTCCACCATCTCCTCGCAGGGCGGCTCCGACCGCCGGCAGGCTgaggctgggctgtgcagcGAAGCCGACACTGCGCGACGCTCCGACACCGATCAGATCAGTGTGTACAGCTCCGCCAGCTTTGCCAGCGCCTGCTCCAAGCCTGCCGTGGCTGCGGTGCACACAGCACACGGGCTGCTGGCCGTGGGGCCCCGCAGTGTGGGCGGCAGCAGCGGCCGCACATCCCCCGCcttcagcaccagcagccaggcagagggCTCGGACACGGGCAGCCTGGCGAGCGAGCGCTCCTCGGCACGCAGCGTCTCCCTCAGGAAGATGAAGAAGCCCCCGGCACCCCCTCGCAGGACATTCTCGCTGCACCAAAAGGTGGAGGGGGAGCACAaagtgctggggctgcctccCAAGCCCAACCGGCGGCTGCAGCAGGCGAGCGATGTGCCCTGGTCCTCGCACTCTGAGCCCTTCAGCCCGACGGTTGAGGATGAGGTCTTCTCGTCGCTGAGTGAGACCAGCAGCATCCGCTCTGAGAGCCTGGCTGGGACCAACTCCCCCAAGACCTCGCGGGGCAGCCCTGGTGAGCGGGGAATAACGGTGGTGCTGAGGGAACCCTCAGCTCAGCCCAAGTGGAGCTGCCCGGATGGCTCTGACCGCACCATGTCACCCTCCAGCGGATATTCCAGCCAGAGCGGGACGCCTACGCTGCCCACCAAGGGGCTGGGACCCCCGGCCGCATCCCCAGGCAGGGTCCAGCCCCAGAAGCCGGACCGGGTCTGCTCCTTACAGTCCCCCGCGCTGTCTGTCTCCTCCTCCCTCACCTCtatctcctcctctgcctcagACCCGGTGCCCTCTGAGACACCGCACAGCGTGCAGAGCCGTTTGGACAGGTTTGTCATCCCACCGCATCCGAAGGTGCCCGCTCCCTTCTCCCCACCGCCCACTAAGCCCCAGACACCTACTGCCCCCGCCGGCCCTCTCACCCCTTCACCGGACCCGTCGGTGCCCAGCGCCGCAGGGCAGGAGCCCTCCACCAAACCCAGCACCAAATCACCACCGCCATCACCGCCGCCTGCCTACCACCCACCTCCTCCACCGGCCAAGAAGGCAGAGTTGAGCCCTGAGACTGCCTGTGAGGCCCCCATGGAAGCTACCTggcccccaccgccccccccggcccccgaGGAGCACGACCTGTCCATGGCAGACTTCCCCCCTCCGGATGAAGCCTGTTTCTCCAGCCTGCCCCTGCCTGATGCCGTGCTCACCCCAGCAGCCGGGCAGAACCATGCAGCGAGCGTGGCGGCCACATCTCCCTCCTCCTCAACCACCACCTCCTCCATCTCCCCGTGCGTCCAGCAGCAGGGCTCACCACCATCCCCCACCGCGCCACTTCCTGGAGCCACCGTGCCCCCACCGCCACCTCTCCCCCCGCCATCAGCTCCTGCTTTACCGCCCCAAATCTGCCTTAAGAAGGCGGCGAACGGCTCCCGGGCAGACACCAAGAAGGAGCCGGCATCGCGCAGCAAGAGCAGCCCGGTGCCCAAGGAGGACGCCAGCCTGCCCATCGTCACGCCCTCACTGCTGCAGATGGTGCGGCTGCGCTCCGTCAGCGTGGAGCCGCCCGCTGTGGCCGAGGAGCGCGCGGTGCCGCAGAAGCCCATCCGCCGGGCGCTGTCCACGCGGCAGCCCAATCCTGCCAAAGATGCGGTGCCTTCAAACCCGCTCCACGCTGCTGTGCACCTCAGGGCCTCCACTGCGTCCTCTGGGGAGGCCTCTGGGCTGGCCACGAAATCCTCGGGCGGCAAAGCGGCTCCTCCTGGCCCGGAGGCGCCTGCCGGTGATGGGCAGCTGTCCCCCAGGCACAAATCCCCCACCTCCACCGCCAGCTTCATCTTCGCCAAAAGCACCAAGAAGCTGGTGATCGAGACACCCTCATCCCCCGAGGCCCAGGCCGACCTGAAGAGGAACTTGGTCACCGAGCTGATGAATTTCTCCGGGCAGCGCTCGGCAGCCCCAGATGCTGCCCAACAAGCCCCAGGCAAGGCACCAGCGCACCGAAAGCCTGGCAAAGTGCCCCCTCCTGTTGCCAAGAAGCCTTCTCTCGGCCTGGGGCCGTCTCCATCACCCCTGAGTCCAAAGGCACCAGAGGGGCTGGGCTCCCCTGCACCAGATGGGAAGGTCAAGGCAGTGGCAGTagaggaggagagcaggacGGGCAGTGAGCCCATGGGGACGGCTGAGGGCAGGAGCGCCGCGGTTGCAGAGCCGCCAGCACAAG ACAGACAGGGAGAGACGGCCTGA